In a single window of the Lagenorhynchus albirostris chromosome 19, mLagAlb1.1, whole genome shotgun sequence genome:
- the COQ8B gene encoding atypical kinase COQ8B, mitochondrial isoform X5 has translation MAKKSLPGGRVQSEGGSRPGSSIFLSEANAERIVQTLCTVRGAALKVGQMLSIQDNSFISPQLQRIFERVRQSADFMPRWQMQRVLEEELGRDWQAKVASLEEVPFAAASIGQVHQGVLRDGTEVAVKIQYPGVAQSIQSDIQNLLAVLKMSVAVPEGLFAEQSLQALQRELALECDYRREAACAQNFRQLLADDPFFRVPAVIQELCTTRVLGMELAGGVPLDQCQGLSQDIRNQICFQLLRLCLRELFEFRFMQTDPNWANFLYDASSHQVILLDFGASREFGTEFTDHYIEVVMAAANGDRDRVLQKSRDLKFLTGFETKAFSDAHVEAVMILGEPFATQGPYDFGAGDTARRVQGLIPVLLQHRLRPPPEETYALHRKLAGAFLACARLHAHIACRDLFQDTYHRYWASRQA, from the exons ATGGCCAAGAAGTCCCTGCCCGGAGGACGTGTACAATCAG AGGGAGGCTCCCGGCCGGGCTCCAGCATTTTCCTTTCGGAGGCCAATGCCGAGCGGATTGTGCAGACCTTGTGTACGGTTCGGGGGGCTGCCCTCAAGGTTGGCCAAATGCTCAGCATCCAGG ACAACAGCTTCATCAGCCCCCAGCTGCAGCGCATCTTCGAGCGGGTTCGCCAGAGCGCCGACTTCATGCCCCGCTGGCAGATGCAG AGAGTTCTGGAAGAGGAGCTCGGCAGGGACTGGCAGGCCAAGGTGGCCTCTCTGGAGGAGGTGCCCTTTGCTGCTGCCTCAATCGGGCAGGTGCACCAGGGCGTGCTGAGGGATGGGACAGAGGTGGCCGTGAAGATCCAG taCCCAGGCGTCGCCCAGAGCATCCAGAGCGACATCCAGAACCTGCTGGCAGTGCTCAAGATGAGCGTGGCCGTGCCGGAGG GCCTGTTTGCAGAGCAGAGCCTGCAGGCCTTGCAGCGGGAGCTGGCTTTGGAATGTGACTACCGTCGTGAGGCGGCTTGTGCCCAGAACTTCAG GCAGCTGTTGGCAGACGACCCCTTCTTTCGGGTGCCAGCCGTTATTCAGGAGCTGTGCACGACACGGGTGCTGGGCATGGAGCTGGCTGGAGGGGTCCCGCTGGACCAGTGCCAGGGCTTGAGCCAGGACATCCGGAACCAG ATCTGCTTCCAGCTCCTGAGGCTTTGTCTTCGGGAGCTGTTTGAGTTCCGATTCATGCAGACGGACCCCAACTGGGCCAACTTCCTGTATGATGCCTCCAGCCACCAG GTGATCTTGCTGGACTTTGGTGCAAGCCGGGAATTTGGGACTGAATTCACAGACCATTATATCGAG GTGGTGATGGCTGCAGCCAACGGAGACAGAGACCGGGTCCTGCAGAAATCACGAGACCTCAAATTTCTCACAGGCTTTGAGACCAAG GCATTCTCGGACGCCCACGTGGAGGCCGTGATGATCCTGGGGGAGCCCTTCGCCACCCAGGGCCCCTACGACTTTGGAGCGGGCGATACTGCCCGCCGTGTGCAGGGCCTCATCCCTGTGCTGCTGCAGCACCGGCTTCGCCCACCGCCTGAAGAGACCTATGCCCTGCACAGAAAGCTGGCAGGGGCTTTCCTGGCCTGTGCCCGCCTCCACGCCCACATCGCCTGCCGGGACCTCTTCCAGGACACCTACCACCGCTACTGGGCCAGTCGCCAGGCATAG
- the COQ8B gene encoding atypical kinase COQ8B, mitochondrial isoform X4, whose amino-acid sequence MTMWLEVGGLLRGTCGQWGRTTGRPCGALGPGPLCWGPCGGPWTQKLHQDGPGRGLGEEDIRKAREARIRKTARPQLSDRSRERKVPTSRISRLANFGGLAVSLGLGALAEMAKKSLPGGRVQSDNSFISPQLQRIFERVRQSADFMPRWQMQRVLEEELGRDWQAKVASLEEVPFAAASIGQVHQGVLRDGTEVAVKIQYPGVAQSIQSDIQNLLAVLKMSVAVPEGLFAEQSLQALQRELALECDYRREAACAQNFRQLLADDPFFRVPAVIQELCTTRVLGMELAGGVPLDQCQGLSQDIRNQICFQLLRLCLRELFEFRFMQTDPNWANFLYDASSHQVILLDFGASREFGTEFTDHYIEVVMAAANGDRDRVLQKSRDLKFLTGFETKAFSDAHVEAVMILGEPFATQGPYDFGAGDTARRVQGLIPVLLQHRLRPPPEETYALHRKLAGAFLACARLHAHIACRDLFQDTYHRYWASRQA is encoded by the exons ATG acaatgtggctggaggtggggggcctACTACGGGGGACCTGTGGACAGTGGGGCCGGACTACTGGTCGGCCTTGTGgggccctggggcctgggcccCTCTGCTGG GGGCCATGTGGGGGTCCTTGGACCCAAAAGCTTCACCAGGATGGGCCTGGCAGGGGCCTGGGTGAGGAGGACATTCGCAAGGCACGGGAGGCCCGGATCAGGAAGACAGCCCGGCCCCAG CTGAGTGACCGTTCTCGAGAGCGCAAGGTGCCCACCTCCCGCATCAGCCGCTTGGCCAACTTTGGGG GACTGGCTGTGAGCTTGGGGCTGGGAGCACTAGCTGAGATGGCCAAGAAGTCCCTGCCCGGAGGACGTGTACAATCAG ACAACAGCTTCATCAGCCCCCAGCTGCAGCGCATCTTCGAGCGGGTTCGCCAGAGCGCCGACTTCATGCCCCGCTGGCAGATGCAG AGAGTTCTGGAAGAGGAGCTCGGCAGGGACTGGCAGGCCAAGGTGGCCTCTCTGGAGGAGGTGCCCTTTGCTGCTGCCTCAATCGGGCAGGTGCACCAGGGCGTGCTGAGGGATGGGACAGAGGTGGCCGTGAAGATCCAG taCCCAGGCGTCGCCCAGAGCATCCAGAGCGACATCCAGAACCTGCTGGCAGTGCTCAAGATGAGCGTGGCCGTGCCGGAGG GCCTGTTTGCAGAGCAGAGCCTGCAGGCCTTGCAGCGGGAGCTGGCTTTGGAATGTGACTACCGTCGTGAGGCGGCTTGTGCCCAGAACTTCAG GCAGCTGTTGGCAGACGACCCCTTCTTTCGGGTGCCAGCCGTTATTCAGGAGCTGTGCACGACACGGGTGCTGGGCATGGAGCTGGCTGGAGGGGTCCCGCTGGACCAGTGCCAGGGCTTGAGCCAGGACATCCGGAACCAG ATCTGCTTCCAGCTCCTGAGGCTTTGTCTTCGGGAGCTGTTTGAGTTCCGATTCATGCAGACGGACCCCAACTGGGCCAACTTCCTGTATGATGCCTCCAGCCACCAG GTGATCTTGCTGGACTTTGGTGCAAGCCGGGAATTTGGGACTGAATTCACAGACCATTATATCGAG GTGGTGATGGCTGCAGCCAACGGAGACAGAGACCGGGTCCTGCAGAAATCACGAGACCTCAAATTTCTCACAGGCTTTGAGACCAAG GCATTCTCGGACGCCCACGTGGAGGCCGTGATGATCCTGGGGGAGCCCTTCGCCACCCAGGGCCCCTACGACTTTGGAGCGGGCGATACTGCCCGCCGTGTGCAGGGCCTCATCCCTGTGCTGCTGCAGCACCGGCTTCGCCCACCGCCTGAAGAGACCTATGCCCTGCACAGAAAGCTGGCAGGGGCTTTCCTGGCCTGTGCCCGCCTCCACGCCCACATCGCCTGCCGGGACCTCTTCCAGGACACCTACCACCGCTACTGGGCCAGTCGCCAGGCATAG
- the COQ8B gene encoding atypical kinase COQ8B, mitochondrial isoform X3 yields the protein MTMWLEVGGLLRGTCGQWGRTTGRPCGALGPGPLCWGPCGGPWTQKLHQDGPGRGLGEEDIRKAREARIRKTARPQLSDRSRERKVPTSRISRLANFGEGGSRPGSSIFLSEANAERIVQTLCTVRGAALKVGQMLSIQDNSFISPQLQRIFERVRQSADFMPRWQMQRVLEEELGRDWQAKVASLEEVPFAAASIGQVHQGVLRDGTEVAVKIQYPGVAQSIQSDIQNLLAVLKMSVAVPEGLFAEQSLQALQRELALECDYRREAACAQNFRQLLADDPFFRVPAVIQELCTTRVLGMELAGGVPLDQCQGLSQDIRNQICFQLLRLCLRELFEFRFMQTDPNWANFLYDASSHQVILLDFGASREFGTEFTDHYIEVVMAAANGDRDRVLQKSRDLKFLTGFETKAFSDAHVEAVMILGEPFATQGPYDFGAGDTARRVQGLIPVLLQHRLRPPPEETYALHRKLAGAFLACARLHAHIACRDLFQDTYHRYWASRQA from the exons ATG acaatgtggctggaggtggggggcctACTACGGGGGACCTGTGGACAGTGGGGCCGGACTACTGGTCGGCCTTGTGgggccctggggcctgggcccCTCTGCTGG GGGCCATGTGGGGGTCCTTGGACCCAAAAGCTTCACCAGGATGGGCCTGGCAGGGGCCTGGGTGAGGAGGACATTCGCAAGGCACGGGAGGCCCGGATCAGGAAGACAGCCCGGCCCCAG CTGAGTGACCGTTCTCGAGAGCGCAAGGTGCCCACCTCCCGCATCAGCCGCTTGGCCAACTTTGGGG AGGGAGGCTCCCGGCCGGGCTCCAGCATTTTCCTTTCGGAGGCCAATGCCGAGCGGATTGTGCAGACCTTGTGTACGGTTCGGGGGGCTGCCCTCAAGGTTGGCCAAATGCTCAGCATCCAGG ACAACAGCTTCATCAGCCCCCAGCTGCAGCGCATCTTCGAGCGGGTTCGCCAGAGCGCCGACTTCATGCCCCGCTGGCAGATGCAG AGAGTTCTGGAAGAGGAGCTCGGCAGGGACTGGCAGGCCAAGGTGGCCTCTCTGGAGGAGGTGCCCTTTGCTGCTGCCTCAATCGGGCAGGTGCACCAGGGCGTGCTGAGGGATGGGACAGAGGTGGCCGTGAAGATCCAG taCCCAGGCGTCGCCCAGAGCATCCAGAGCGACATCCAGAACCTGCTGGCAGTGCTCAAGATGAGCGTGGCCGTGCCGGAGG GCCTGTTTGCAGAGCAGAGCCTGCAGGCCTTGCAGCGGGAGCTGGCTTTGGAATGTGACTACCGTCGTGAGGCGGCTTGTGCCCAGAACTTCAG GCAGCTGTTGGCAGACGACCCCTTCTTTCGGGTGCCAGCCGTTATTCAGGAGCTGTGCACGACACGGGTGCTGGGCATGGAGCTGGCTGGAGGGGTCCCGCTGGACCAGTGCCAGGGCTTGAGCCAGGACATCCGGAACCAG ATCTGCTTCCAGCTCCTGAGGCTTTGTCTTCGGGAGCTGTTTGAGTTCCGATTCATGCAGACGGACCCCAACTGGGCCAACTTCCTGTATGATGCCTCCAGCCACCAG GTGATCTTGCTGGACTTTGGTGCAAGCCGGGAATTTGGGACTGAATTCACAGACCATTATATCGAG GTGGTGATGGCTGCAGCCAACGGAGACAGAGACCGGGTCCTGCAGAAATCACGAGACCTCAAATTTCTCACAGGCTTTGAGACCAAG GCATTCTCGGACGCCCACGTGGAGGCCGTGATGATCCTGGGGGAGCCCTTCGCCACCCAGGGCCCCTACGACTTTGGAGCGGGCGATACTGCCCGCCGTGTGCAGGGCCTCATCCCTGTGCTGCTGCAGCACCGGCTTCGCCCACCGCCTGAAGAGACCTATGCCCTGCACAGAAAGCTGGCAGGGGCTTTCCTGGCCTGTGCCCGCCTCCACGCCCACATCGCCTGCCGGGACCTCTTCCAGGACACCTACCACCGCTACTGGGCCAGTCGCCAGGCATAG
- the COQ8B gene encoding atypical kinase COQ8B, mitochondrial isoform X1, with protein sequence MTMWLEVGGLLRGTCGQWGRTTGRPCGALGPGPLCWGPCGGPWTQKLHQDGPGRGLGEEDIRKAREARIRKTARPQLSDRSRERKVPTSRISRLANFGGLAVSLGLGALAEMAKKSLPGGRVQSEGGSRPGSSIFLSEANAERIVQTLCTVRGAALKVGQMLSIQDNSFISPQLQRIFERVRQSADFMPRWQMQRVLEEELGRDWQAKVASLEEVPFAAASIGQVHQGVLRDGTEVAVKIQYPGVAQSIQSDIQNLLAVLKMSVAVPEGLFAEQSLQALQRELALECDYRREAACAQNFRQLLADDPFFRVPAVIQELCTTRVLGMELAGGVPLDQCQGLSQDIRNQICFQLLRLCLRELFEFRFMQTDPNWANFLYDASSHQVILLDFGASREFGTEFTDHYIEVVMAAANGDRDRVLQKSRDLKFLTGFETKAFSDAHVEAVMILGEPFATQGPYDFGAGDTARRVQGLIPVLLQHRLRPPPEETYALHRKLAGAFLACARLHAHIACRDLFQDTYHRYWASRQA encoded by the exons ATG acaatgtggctggaggtggggggcctACTACGGGGGACCTGTGGACAGTGGGGCCGGACTACTGGTCGGCCTTGTGgggccctggggcctgggcccCTCTGCTGG GGGCCATGTGGGGGTCCTTGGACCCAAAAGCTTCACCAGGATGGGCCTGGCAGGGGCCTGGGTGAGGAGGACATTCGCAAGGCACGGGAGGCCCGGATCAGGAAGACAGCCCGGCCCCAG CTGAGTGACCGTTCTCGAGAGCGCAAGGTGCCCACCTCCCGCATCAGCCGCTTGGCCAACTTTGGGG GACTGGCTGTGAGCTTGGGGCTGGGAGCACTAGCTGAGATGGCCAAGAAGTCCCTGCCCGGAGGACGTGTACAATCAG AGGGAGGCTCCCGGCCGGGCTCCAGCATTTTCCTTTCGGAGGCCAATGCCGAGCGGATTGTGCAGACCTTGTGTACGGTTCGGGGGGCTGCCCTCAAGGTTGGCCAAATGCTCAGCATCCAGG ACAACAGCTTCATCAGCCCCCAGCTGCAGCGCATCTTCGAGCGGGTTCGCCAGAGCGCCGACTTCATGCCCCGCTGGCAGATGCAG AGAGTTCTGGAAGAGGAGCTCGGCAGGGACTGGCAGGCCAAGGTGGCCTCTCTGGAGGAGGTGCCCTTTGCTGCTGCCTCAATCGGGCAGGTGCACCAGGGCGTGCTGAGGGATGGGACAGAGGTGGCCGTGAAGATCCAG taCCCAGGCGTCGCCCAGAGCATCCAGAGCGACATCCAGAACCTGCTGGCAGTGCTCAAGATGAGCGTGGCCGTGCCGGAGG GCCTGTTTGCAGAGCAGAGCCTGCAGGCCTTGCAGCGGGAGCTGGCTTTGGAATGTGACTACCGTCGTGAGGCGGCTTGTGCCCAGAACTTCAG GCAGCTGTTGGCAGACGACCCCTTCTTTCGGGTGCCAGCCGTTATTCAGGAGCTGTGCACGACACGGGTGCTGGGCATGGAGCTGGCTGGAGGGGTCCCGCTGGACCAGTGCCAGGGCTTGAGCCAGGACATCCGGAACCAG ATCTGCTTCCAGCTCCTGAGGCTTTGTCTTCGGGAGCTGTTTGAGTTCCGATTCATGCAGACGGACCCCAACTGGGCCAACTTCCTGTATGATGCCTCCAGCCACCAG GTGATCTTGCTGGACTTTGGTGCAAGCCGGGAATTTGGGACTGAATTCACAGACCATTATATCGAG GTGGTGATGGCTGCAGCCAACGGAGACAGAGACCGGGTCCTGCAGAAATCACGAGACCTCAAATTTCTCACAGGCTTTGAGACCAAG GCATTCTCGGACGCCCACGTGGAGGCCGTGATGATCCTGGGGGAGCCCTTCGCCACCCAGGGCCCCTACGACTTTGGAGCGGGCGATACTGCCCGCCGTGTGCAGGGCCTCATCCCTGTGCTGCTGCAGCACCGGCTTCGCCCACCGCCTGAAGAGACCTATGCCCTGCACAGAAAGCTGGCAGGGGCTTTCCTGGCCTGTGCCCGCCTCCACGCCCACATCGCCTGCCGGGACCTCTTCCAGGACACCTACCACCGCTACTGGGCCAGTCGCCAGGCATAG
- the COQ8B gene encoding atypical kinase COQ8B, mitochondrial isoform X2 has protein sequence MWLEVGGLLRGTCGQWGRTTGRPCGALGPGPLCWGPCGGPWTQKLHQDGPGRGLGEEDIRKAREARIRKTARPQLSDRSRERKVPTSRISRLANFGGLAVSLGLGALAEMAKKSLPGGRVQSEGGSRPGSSIFLSEANAERIVQTLCTVRGAALKVGQMLSIQDNSFISPQLQRIFERVRQSADFMPRWQMQRVLEEELGRDWQAKVASLEEVPFAAASIGQVHQGVLRDGTEVAVKIQYPGVAQSIQSDIQNLLAVLKMSVAVPEGLFAEQSLQALQRELALECDYRREAACAQNFRQLLADDPFFRVPAVIQELCTTRVLGMELAGGVPLDQCQGLSQDIRNQICFQLLRLCLRELFEFRFMQTDPNWANFLYDASSHQVILLDFGASREFGTEFTDHYIEVVMAAANGDRDRVLQKSRDLKFLTGFETKAFSDAHVEAVMILGEPFATQGPYDFGAGDTARRVQGLIPVLLQHRLRPPPEETYALHRKLAGAFLACARLHAHIACRDLFQDTYHRYWASRQA, from the exons atgtggctggaggtggggggcctACTACGGGGGACCTGTGGACAGTGGGGCCGGACTACTGGTCGGCCTTGTGgggccctggggcctgggcccCTCTGCTGG GGGCCATGTGGGGGTCCTTGGACCCAAAAGCTTCACCAGGATGGGCCTGGCAGGGGCCTGGGTGAGGAGGACATTCGCAAGGCACGGGAGGCCCGGATCAGGAAGACAGCCCGGCCCCAG CTGAGTGACCGTTCTCGAGAGCGCAAGGTGCCCACCTCCCGCATCAGCCGCTTGGCCAACTTTGGGG GACTGGCTGTGAGCTTGGGGCTGGGAGCACTAGCTGAGATGGCCAAGAAGTCCCTGCCCGGAGGACGTGTACAATCAG AGGGAGGCTCCCGGCCGGGCTCCAGCATTTTCCTTTCGGAGGCCAATGCCGAGCGGATTGTGCAGACCTTGTGTACGGTTCGGGGGGCTGCCCTCAAGGTTGGCCAAATGCTCAGCATCCAGG ACAACAGCTTCATCAGCCCCCAGCTGCAGCGCATCTTCGAGCGGGTTCGCCAGAGCGCCGACTTCATGCCCCGCTGGCAGATGCAG AGAGTTCTGGAAGAGGAGCTCGGCAGGGACTGGCAGGCCAAGGTGGCCTCTCTGGAGGAGGTGCCCTTTGCTGCTGCCTCAATCGGGCAGGTGCACCAGGGCGTGCTGAGGGATGGGACAGAGGTGGCCGTGAAGATCCAG taCCCAGGCGTCGCCCAGAGCATCCAGAGCGACATCCAGAACCTGCTGGCAGTGCTCAAGATGAGCGTGGCCGTGCCGGAGG GCCTGTTTGCAGAGCAGAGCCTGCAGGCCTTGCAGCGGGAGCTGGCTTTGGAATGTGACTACCGTCGTGAGGCGGCTTGTGCCCAGAACTTCAG GCAGCTGTTGGCAGACGACCCCTTCTTTCGGGTGCCAGCCGTTATTCAGGAGCTGTGCACGACACGGGTGCTGGGCATGGAGCTGGCTGGAGGGGTCCCGCTGGACCAGTGCCAGGGCTTGAGCCAGGACATCCGGAACCAG ATCTGCTTCCAGCTCCTGAGGCTTTGTCTTCGGGAGCTGTTTGAGTTCCGATTCATGCAGACGGACCCCAACTGGGCCAACTTCCTGTATGATGCCTCCAGCCACCAG GTGATCTTGCTGGACTTTGGTGCAAGCCGGGAATTTGGGACTGAATTCACAGACCATTATATCGAG GTGGTGATGGCTGCAGCCAACGGAGACAGAGACCGGGTCCTGCAGAAATCACGAGACCTCAAATTTCTCACAGGCTTTGAGACCAAG GCATTCTCGGACGCCCACGTGGAGGCCGTGATGATCCTGGGGGAGCCCTTCGCCACCCAGGGCCCCTACGACTTTGGAGCGGGCGATACTGCCCGCCGTGTGCAGGGCCTCATCCCTGTGCTGCTGCAGCACCGGCTTCGCCCACCGCCTGAAGAGACCTATGCCCTGCACAGAAAGCTGGCAGGGGCTTTCCTGGCCTGTGCCCGCCTCCACGCCCACATCGCCTGCCGGGACCTCTTCCAGGACACCTACCACCGCTACTGGGCCAGTCGCCAGGCATAG